A window of Longispora fulva contains these coding sequences:
- a CDS encoding SigE family RNA polymerase sigma factor: protein MNEGDFRDFVAARSSALLRTAYLLIGDWHQAQDLLQTALAKTYLAWRRLGELDAVEPYARKVLVNTVTSWRRRRWHGERPTGALPERVVGDATDERLASDELWQQIKNLPVRQRAVLVLRYYEDQTEVETAQLLGISVGTVKSQHSRAIASLRSPLAPEGAVQ, encoded by the coding sequence ATGAACGAGGGCGACTTCCGCGACTTCGTGGCTGCCCGCTCGTCGGCGCTGCTTCGGACGGCGTACCTGTTGATCGGTGACTGGCATCAGGCTCAGGACTTGCTGCAGACGGCGCTGGCCAAGACGTACCTGGCCTGGCGTCGTCTCGGTGAGCTCGACGCCGTCGAACCGTATGCCCGCAAGGTCCTGGTGAACACCGTGACCAGTTGGAGGCGGCGGCGCTGGCACGGCGAGCGCCCGACCGGCGCGCTGCCCGAGCGGGTGGTCGGTGACGCGACCGATGAGCGGCTCGCGTCCGACGAACTGTGGCAACAGATCAAGAACCTGCCAGTACGCCAGCGGGCGGTGCTCGTGCTGCGCTACTACGAGGACCAGACCGAGGTCGAGACTGCACAACTGCTCGGGATCTCGGTTGGCACCGTGAAAAGTCAGCATTCCCGGGCGATTGCGTCGCTGCGGTCTCCACTCGCCCCGGAAGGAGCCGTGCAGTGA
- a CDS encoding VOC family protein, whose translation MAIQRMDNVGIVVDDLDAAVAFFTELGMELEGRMPIEGSWAGKVVGLDDMRSEIAMMRIPGAPGRLELAKYHSPEAGAPNPGVTPVNTLGLHRVMFAVDDLADTLARLRPHGAELVGEVTRYEDSFLLCYLRGPSGIILGLAEQLS comes from the coding sequence ATGGCTATTCAGCGCATGGACAATGTCGGCATCGTCGTGGACGACCTCGACGCGGCCGTCGCCTTCTTCACCGAGCTCGGTATGGAGCTGGAAGGCAGGATGCCGATCGAAGGAAGCTGGGCGGGTAAGGTCGTCGGGCTCGACGACATGCGCAGCGAGATCGCGATGATGCGGATACCGGGCGCGCCGGGCCGACTCGAACTGGCGAAGTACCACTCCCCGGAGGCGGGCGCCCCGAATCCGGGGGTCACCCCGGTGAACACGCTGGGCCTGCACCGGGTCATGTTCGCCGTCGACGACCTCGCCGACACCCTCGCCCGCCTCCGCCCGCACGGCGCCGAACTCGTCGGCGAAGTGACGCGCTACGAGGACAGCTTTCTACTCTGCTACCTTCGCGGGCCCAGCGGCATCATCCTCGGGCTCGCCGAGCAGCTGAGCTGA
- a CDS encoding MFS transporter — protein sequence MLSFLINRDFARLWSGQAISVVGDFVFDTTLTIWVAKDLLAGSQWAPAAVSGLMLCTVLAIMVVGPVAGVFVDRWDRKRLMLGTEVLRGVLVGALTLVTLFPTDTLPIGVWLGLLYFVVFVVNSAGQFFNPARFATIGEIVPGEVDRARAFGLGQATQATAVIVGPPLAAPLLFSVGIQWALLLNAASYAVSFLAIRGVRIEARPAAQRAAKPSWRAEFGAGLKMFATNRFLVALLGIAVIAQLGTGAMNALDIFFLTDNLHVQPNLLGVMSMAIGVGSVVGALLSGRLVALVGARNLTWGGLFLGGLLFAVYARQTSFVPAVACAVAFMIPVTALNTGLSPMLLEATPKGYMGRMMAVFNPVNNAAGMLSVVAAGSLASTTLRDFHASVAGVHLGRIDLIFTVSALLVVTAGVIGAFVLPSARRGKPAAEPAEIAT from the coding sequence GTGCTTTCATTTCTCATCAATCGCGACTTCGCCCGGCTGTGGTCCGGGCAGGCGATCTCCGTGGTCGGCGACTTCGTCTTCGACACCACCTTGACCATCTGGGTGGCCAAGGACCTGTTGGCCGGCAGCCAGTGGGCGCCGGCTGCGGTGAGCGGCCTGATGCTATGCACCGTGCTGGCGATCATGGTGGTCGGCCCGGTCGCGGGCGTGTTCGTCGACCGGTGGGACCGCAAGCGGCTGATGCTCGGCACCGAGGTGCTGCGTGGCGTGCTCGTAGGCGCGCTCACCCTGGTCACGCTGTTTCCCACCGACACGCTGCCGATTGGCGTGTGGCTGGGACTGCTGTACTTCGTGGTGTTCGTGGTCAACTCGGCCGGCCAGTTCTTCAACCCCGCCCGGTTCGCCACCATCGGCGAGATCGTGCCCGGCGAGGTTGATCGGGCCCGGGCCTTCGGGCTCGGCCAGGCCACCCAGGCCACCGCCGTGATCGTCGGCCCACCGCTGGCCGCGCCACTGCTGTTCAGCGTGGGCATCCAGTGGGCGCTGCTGCTCAACGCGGCGTCCTACGCGGTGTCGTTCCTGGCGATCCGTGGCGTGCGGATCGAGGCCCGGCCGGCGGCGCAGCGGGCCGCCAAGCCGTCCTGGCGGGCCGAGTTCGGCGCGGGGCTGAAGATGTTCGCCACCAACCGGTTCCTGGTCGCGTTGCTCGGCATCGCCGTGATCGCCCAGCTCGGCACCGGCGCCATGAACGCCCTGGACATCTTCTTCCTCACCGACAACCTGCACGTCCAGCCGAACCTGCTCGGCGTGATGTCGATGGCGATCGGGGTCGGCTCGGTGGTCGGCGCACTACTCTCCGGGCGATTGGTGGCATTGGTCGGCGCCCGCAACCTCACCTGGGGCGGCCTGTTCCTCGGCGGCCTGCTGTTCGCGGTCTACGCCCGGCAGACCAGCTTCGTGCCGGCCGTGGCCTGCGCGGTCGCCTTCATGATCCCGGTGACCGCGCTGAACACCGGGCTGAGTCCGATGCTGCTCGAGGCAACGCCGAAGGGGTACATGGGCCGGATGATGGCGGTGTTCAACCCGGTGAACAACGCCGCCGGCATGCTCTCGGTGGTGGCGGCCGGATCGCTGGCCAGTACGACGCTCCGGGACTTCCACGCCAGCGTCGCGGGCGTCCACCTCGGCCGGATCGACCTGATCTTCACGGTCTCGGCGTTGCTGGTGGTGACGGCCGGCGTGATCGGCGCTTTCGTGCTGCCGTCGGCCCGACGCGGGAAGCCGGCCGCCGAGCCGGCGGAGATAGCGACCTGA
- a CDS encoding MauE/DoxX family redox-associated membrane protein, producing the protein MIASLQPLLIGAVLLWAATVKLLGRHAADAARRSALVPLVGDGAVTAYRMVGVAEALLGLALIAPPALPAETVGAAAAQVGFLLFLGYARWKAPESSCGCLSARRVPVRWRSFARAGGLLVAALVATGDPWSTVTSHPLASVAVLLGEAALVVVLSAELDVFWLEPLRRIKVALTHPLPSGSFDVPIGSTVEQLHRSGAYRQAAPLLRSDVRDWWDEDEWRMVCYSGSHEGRAATAVFAVPRLRYDPGAVRMAMVAEDSDRILLALDPAADPVAEAGWPAPEPEPVA; encoded by the coding sequence GTGATTGCGAGCTTGCAGCCCCTCCTGATCGGCGCGGTCCTGCTCTGGGCGGCGACGGTGAAACTCCTCGGCCGGCACGCCGCCGACGCGGCCCGGCGCTCGGCGCTCGTCCCACTGGTAGGCGACGGCGCCGTCACGGCGTACCGGATGGTCGGCGTCGCCGAGGCCCTGCTCGGCCTGGCGTTGATCGCACCGCCGGCCCTGCCGGCCGAGACCGTCGGCGCCGCAGCGGCGCAGGTCGGCTTTCTCCTCTTCCTGGGGTACGCGCGGTGGAAGGCCCCCGAATCCTCCTGCGGCTGCCTGAGCGCCCGACGGGTGCCGGTGCGGTGGCGGAGCTTCGCCCGGGCCGGTGGCCTGCTGGTGGCGGCACTCGTCGCGACCGGAGACCCCTGGTCGACGGTGACCAGCCACCCGCTGGCCTCCGTCGCCGTCCTGCTCGGCGAAGCCGCGCTAGTGGTGGTGCTGTCCGCAGAGCTGGACGTCTTCTGGCTGGAGCCGCTGCGCCGGATCAAGGTCGCGCTCACCCATCCGCTGCCCAGTGGATCCTTCGACGTGCCGATCGGCTCCACCGTGGAGCAGCTGCACCGCAGCGGGGCGTACCGGCAGGCCGCGCCCCTGCTGCGCTCCGACGTCCGGGACTGGTGGGACGAGGACGAGTGGCGGATGGTCTGCTACTCGGGCTCCCACGAGGGCCGGGCGGCGACGGCGGTGTTCGCGGTGCCCCGGTTGCGGTACGACCCCGGCGCGGTGCGGATGGCGATGGTGGCCGAGGACAGCGACCGGATCCTGCTGGCCCTGGACCCGGCCGCGGACCCCGTCGCCGAGGCCGGCTGGCCGGCACCGGAGCCCGAACCGGTGGCCTAG